GGTCTTGTAATGCAATCAAATACCGTGTTGCATACATCGTTGTCTAATGTCACGGGACGATAGCATATTTTTGCCAATGACAATTCTTGTACATAAACGCTAATGATACACTGATAGTAGCTGTTCTGGTAGACTATAAGTGTTTTGTTGAAGACCTTCAATAACGATCATAAGCTTTATTGTCTATAGACATCATGGCGTTTGCGGCAGCAGCACGTTTCCTGAAGAAAGAAATTCATTTAATAAATAGGTGaaaaattaagataaaagaTAAGTTGCACAATAGATAAACAAGATCTATCATTTTTCAGAATTAAGTTGAATACAACcttatctcagccaatcagaagcgacgttacaaacggcaacgccatttttttcctttatgggctgataaagtaaatgcttaagccaatgaaaacgcTCCTttcaagcaaaattgaattatatatgtataatggatATTAATTAGAGGATTAACAAACGGATTACTGATTAGAATACAACGACATTTAAGAACATCTATACAATGTCCATCATATATTTgaaagtttttaatttcaaacaaattcGGACGATCATATATCTTTatctatacaaaaaatgtaaaaaaatttcTAAATCTAAATTGAATTACCTGCGAAGAAGGACACCAAATATGACTGCCAATAATGCGACCATTACACACTCCCGACGACACTAACACCGACAATAAACTCCtgtgtaaaaataaaagaaCGTTCAGTGTGTAACATGTAGATACTGGTGGCTACCTTATACTGaatatcatgaaaaaaaaacttctaaaaTCATTTCGCTGTCTCCTAAAGTTTGTTGTCTAGTTATTgtttctatatatttataactcCACATGGACACCATACTTTTCCTCTAAAACCATAATTTTACTGCCAGGAATAACTTTACCTGTTCCATTTGTCGTATTCGCCGTCGTTTGAGTTCCTTGTTTGTGCAGATTGCATTGAATTTCCttcaaaaattaattgaaaGTAAGTTAGGAATACATGCATTAATAAGGTGAAAACAACAATATtgtgtgattttcaaaaaatgatcaaattatGTTTACTATTGCATATGTGAACATTTGACAGTAACATTAACTGACATTTTAATGGTTTCCATTCTAAAGCAGTTCAATAATGTAAGGTTGTACCAGCAAACATATTCATTGGGTTTTCTTCTGATTAACGTAATGATTTCATCATAATCATCTTTTTAACTTATGATACGTACTTCCTTTACACCAGATGGTCGTACATATACGGGAGACAGCTTTGAAGGAGAAACATATGGCGTCTGTGTAGAACGGGGTCTGTTTGTTGTTTGTGGTCTGGGTTTCAGTGTCTGTCTTGGTGTCATGACTGGACGAGCAGTGGACTTTTGATTAATGACGGGTCTGGAACTGGATGGTCTGGCCGTTGCTGGCGATGAAGTCTGGCGTTTAACTGTCGGTCTGGGAGTAATGCTTGGTTTAGGTCTAGCTGTTGTTTGTGGTCTGTTGGTGGTCTGTGGGCGTGGCGTCGTCTGTGGGCGTGGCGTTGTCTGTGGTCTAGGAGTTGCTGTCGGGGGTTGAGTTGTTCGAGGACGAGGTGTTGTCTTTACAGCAGGTTGTGGTGTTCTGTGGGTGGGAGCTGGTGTTGTTTTGGACAGTAGCTGATATAGAGCTATTGGTGGAAAAGTCAACGTATTCTTTATAACATGAacacaaatgaatatttttcagtGCATAGATGTCACTTCATGATAGCCATTTATTTGATAAAGAATGCTTGTTTTAGCACATAAGTGAGTACCGATTACTAGTTTTTTATCGCTTAGCAGCAAACAACATCAGaactacaaatgtataaaaaaacacATCACAGATCTGAATACCTTATAGAGGTTTTCAAATTAGAAATGAAAAGTCCACATGTAAAAGAAAAAGGTAAAAGCAATTTCCAAGAGCCTCATTTTTGTGACCTCATTTTAATTCGAGAATTTAACTGGAACGGATTGGATGTAGATTTGTTATGTATGGATGTGAAGTCTTTCTCTTCCATACCACGTGGTCTCTCTTCCTTTTGAATGATATCGAGAGTTACTCTACAACTCTTTTCAAGTTTACAGTTGGACTCGTTACATTAGTTCAGCGCATATGCTACCATAATGTTATTGTTACTCAAGGTACAAGTATGATGCAACCTTTTGTGTTGATGATATGATAATAAGCGCTGTATGTAAGAGGAGTACTCTAAAACCgttatgatatgaaaataacaGGAAATCAAATAATAACTAAGGCGTTGTTCTGTTACAACCATCCGTACCATATTCACAGACGTAAGAGTAGGAGTATCGTAGTCCTCCGCAAGGATAGTCGTGCCATCTACCTCTGTCATTGAGTCGCAGTAAGGCACAGTCCTCAAAACTGGATGTGGAGAGAAGAAGAACCCGTGGTGCGTGGAAGGACCTTGTCCTCGAGCCCAGTTACCATACGACATCCGGGAACCTAGGTAAATTAACATGAAAAGACACATATAGCAGCAAATGGCCTCAATACATGTTTCCTTTAAATAAAAGACAAAGACTGCAAATGTGGTTGGGCAAATGGATTGTTTTCTTCCGTTACATGCGAAACCAATGGCTTCCATAAATTTGTGTATGACTGTAACTGAAGACTTACCATCAACCCATAGCCAGGTGCCCTCTTTTTGTCTGTCTGATCCTCCAAGCCAAAGACCCTTATGCGGCCAGTGAAGACTGTGCAGGGTGGTATAAACGTAAGACTGCTTCGCAGAGTCCTTAATCATCATCAGGTCCCCTCCCCTCCTCTGACAGTCCGACCTTGCGTTGGTCCAACCACGCTCAGTTAGCACGAACTGTAGACATTTCCCGCCGTAAACCTTCAGATAGGTGTTCCGGGGTACTGAGGCTGGGCAATGGCTTACATCGGTGCTGCTTTGACCTGTGAACATTCAGTAAAGaatatttggtataaaacaACTTAAATGCAGTGGTGTAGaacatatcaaaggaaaatgaACTATGGAAGA
The nucleotide sequence above comes from Argopecten irradians isolate NY chromosome 1, Ai_NY, whole genome shotgun sequence. Encoded proteins:
- the LOC138308694 gene encoding salivary glue protein Sgs-3-like, which translates into the protein MIIYSLVFIGFFGIVFCQSSTDVSHCPASVPRNTYLKVYGGKCLQFVLTERGWTNARSDCQRRGGDLMMIKDSAKQSYVYTTLHSLHWPHKGLWLGGSDRQKEGTWLWVDGSRMSYGNWARGQGPSTHHGFFFSPHPVLRTVPYCDSMTEVDGTTILAEDYDTPTLTSVNMNTLTFPPIALYQLLSKTTPAPTHRTPQPAVKTTPRPRTTQPPTATPRPQTTPRPQTTPRPQTTNRPQTTARPKPSITPRPTVKRQTSSPATARPSSSRPVINQKSTARPVMTPRQTLKPRPQTTNRPRSTQTPYVSPSKLSPVYVRPSGVKEVRIIS